In Kazachstania africana CBS 2517 chromosome 4, complete genome, the following are encoded in one genomic region:
- the KAFR0D03640 gene encoding LicD family protein (similar to Saccharomyces cerevisiae MNN4 (YKL201C) and YJR061W; ancestral locus Anc_1.509), which translates to MSSLIVAIDRKLFNALKRLKRKNVKLLIFITATLNLILFVLYLHHYEHSSLQDNIVVNSLYSLFSIMQDADEDVITSAAILYHKLNFNTEAKWINRYYLHENLLTVPYGNRKNERLESINDLEFYDSDPRLSWSVYLNYLINNEENFEEMPFSWYDWMDFDMYNKLLSVRHSNENNFTCEFAFKPSFDFDTLKSIESALQERLFEFEHEKYDDRNTYQQISKVRNNVDIEKSCQTVPGGPFQLPFNVTTLVDSVRPEMYFINAKNYLLHNFNNPISITILEGGKNSYRVNIDQHDNSNMIQSGLLKQFVEEQTSKQSNRNKNIEFDHISFYENFLKTDIASKLRIEIPYCNKDIFNKNLVDLSIDDFAFDVAERIKGLRHDLQTFNNLTRHDLNYLSSLENSININPALAPKYFNEARNILQFKSLGHHRDKRFFNGPTTEGSVEYADRLNSLIRTFQKFTISNGIVSWLSHGTLYSHLYDGLAFPWDNDFDLQMPISHLHYMAQYFNQSIILEDPREGNGRFLLDVGSSISVRTKGNGLNNIDARFIDIDSGIYIDITGLSFSSEPIPLNKRVSLLTADAMEAALVDETVKNPGDDIKNPELGAELAALTISELKIYVDEHPNEFATDQKKKIADMAKIEGKLPITSPSKGLTQLQRYLLNKRLQMVNCRNGHFSRFDMISPLSNSYYHGVPALIPNKVVTSLLKEYNLPANFDFLVYEGRAFEPKMKFWISVSNLRSAMNTAKDQNLEYIESTPDTLSFNDLLRAIKNLIKIGSHDYLSAFFNSLSMTNYRLKELEIMYDDSITADEKQIALQYLRTTVGPTISSPGKDPIIYTQEKNLWKSYEAKLSEEEKADIILYVEVNALNNFWEKFSDLYNNRLYDASGEVNLNEVGLDLFHNYKEQGMNIFAKDPNIN; encoded by the coding sequence ATGAGCTCGCTCATAGTTGCTATAGATAGAAAGCTATTCAATGCTTTGAAAAGGCTGAAGAGGAAAAATGTGAAGCTTCTAATATTCATTACAGCAACATTAAATCTCATATTATTTGTCCTATATCTGCATCATTATGAACACAGTTCATTACAGGACAATATAGTGGtaaattctttatattcattattttcaattatgCAAGATGCAGATGAAGATGTTATTACCTCGGCTGCTATTCTTTACCATAAATTAAACTTCAATACTGAAGCTAAGTGGATAAATAGGTATTATCTCCACGAAAATCTACTGACAGTACCGTATGGGAATCGGAAAAATGAAAGGTTAGAATCCATTAATGATTTAGAATTTTATGACTCAGATCCAAGATTATCTTGGTCAGTCTATTTAAACTATCTTATAAATAATGAGGAAAACTTTGAGGAAATGCCATTTTCCTGGTATGATTGGATGGATTTTGATATGTACAATAAACTACTCTCCGTGCGacattcaaatgaaaataactTCACATGTGAATTTGCATTTAAACCTTCATTCGACTTTGATACCCTGAAATCCATAGAAAGTGCACTACAAGAACgcttatttgaatttgagcATGAGAAATATGATGATAGAAATACCTACCAACAAATTTCCAAAGTAAGAAACAATGttgacattgaaaaaagttgTCAAACAGTTCCCGGGGGACCATTTCAGTTGCCTTTCAATGTGACAACATTAGTAGACTCCGTAAGACCAGAAATGTATTTCATTAATGCTAAAAACTACCTACTCcataattttaataatcCAATTTCCATTACCATTTTAGAAGGTGGCAAAAACTCTTACCGTGTGAATATAGATCAACATGATAATTCGAATATGATACAGTCCGGTCTTCTAAAACAATTCGTAGAAGAACAAACTTCGAAGCAAAGCAATAGAAACAAAAACATTGAGTTCGACCATATCTcattttatgaaaatttcttgaagaCTGATATTGCTTCCAAATTAAGGATCGAAATACCATACTGCAATAAAGACATATTtaacaaaaatttggtaGATTTgtcaattgatgattttgcCTTCGACGTAGCTGAGAGAATCAAAGGGCTACGTCATGATCTACAGACCTTCAACAATTTAACGAGGCACGATCTAAACTATCTTTCCTCCTTAGAAAACTCGATTAATATTAATCCAGCATTGGcaccaaaatattttaatgaagCTAGGAATATTTTACAATTTAAAAGTTTGGGGCATCACAGAGAcaaaagatttttcaacGGACCAACAACCGAAGGAAGCGTTGAATATGCTGACAGACTAAATTCACTGATTAGAACATTCCAGAAATTCACTATATCCAACGGCATTGTTTCATGGTTATCTCACGGAACGTTATATAGCCATCTGTATGATGGTCTTGCTTTCCCTTGGGATAACGATTTTGATTTGCAAATGCCAATAAGTCATTTACATTATATGGCTCAGTACTTCAACCAGAGTATTATTTTAGAAGATCCGAGAGAGGGAAATGGCAGATTTTTACTCGACGTTGGCAGCTCAATATCTGTCAGAACTAAGGGTAATGGTctaaataatattgatgCGAGATTCATTGATATAGATAGTGGTATCTATATTGATATTACAGGGCTAAGTTTCTCTAGTGAACCCATTCCTCTAAACAAGAGAGTCTCTTTACTTACCGCAGATGCTATGGAGGCTGCACTGGTAGATGAAACAGTCAAAAATCCAGGTGACGATATTAAAAACCCAGAATTGGGTGCAGAGTTGGCAGCTTTGACTATTAGCGAATTAAAGATATACGTTGATGAACATCCCAATGAGTTTGCTACCGatcagaaaaagaaaatagcAGATATGGCTAAAATTGAGGGTAAATTACCAATAACTTCACCATCAAAAGGTCTAACACAATTACAGAGATATTTGCTAAATAAGAGACTGCAAATGGTTAATTGTAGAAACGGCCACTTCAGTAGATTTGATATGATTTCCCCGCTTTCGAATTCATATTATCATGGAGTGCCTGCTTTAATTCCAAATAAAGTTGTTACTTCTCTATTGAAGGAATATAACCTACCTGCAAACTTCGACTTCCTTGTTTATGAAGGAAGAGCTTTTGAACCTAAAATGAAATTCTGGATAAGCGTCAGTAATCTAAGGAGTGCCATGAACACAGCTAAGGACCAAAATTTAGAATATATCGAATCTACTCCTGATACTTTAAGCTTCAATGATCTACTCCGCGCCATaaaaaatctaataaaaataGGTAGCCATGACTATCTTTCtgcatttttcaattcccTTTCTATGACTAACTACAGATTAAAAGAGTTAGAAATAATGTATGACGACAGTATTACTGCGGATGAAAAGCAAATTGCATTACAATATTTAAGAACAACAGTAGGTCCAACAATCTCATCTCCTGGTAAGGATCCAATCATTTATACACAAGAGAAGAACTTGTGGAAATCATACGAGGCAAAACTTTCAGAGGAAGAAAAGGCTGATATTATACTGTACGTCGAAGTAAATGCACTGAATAACTTCTGGGAAAAATTCTCCGACCTTTACAATAATAGACTTTACGATGCTTCTGGGGAAGTTAACTTAAATGAAGTTGGACTCGACCTCTTTCATAATTATAAGGAGCAGGgtatgaatatttttgctAAAGATCCGAATATCAACTGA
- the SUI1 gene encoding translation initiation factor eIF1 (similar to Saccharomyces cerevisiae SUI1 (YNL244C); ancestral locus Anc_1.118): MSIENLKSFDPFADTGDDETAASNYIHIRIQQRNGRKTLTTVQGVPEEYDLKRILKVLKKDFACNGNIVKDAEMGEIIQLQGDQRAKVCEFMISQLGLQKKNIKIHGF, encoded by the coding sequence atgtCTATTGAAAATCTAAAATCATTTGATCCATTTGCTGATACTGGTGACGACGAAACCGCTGCTtcaaattatattcatattCGCATTCAACAAAGAAATGGTAGAAAAACGTTAACTACAGTTCAAGGTGTACCAGAAGAATATGATCTAAAGAGAATCTTAAAAGTCttaaagaaagatttcGCTTGCAATGGTAACATTGTTAAGGATGCTGAAATGGGtgaaattattcaattacAAGGTGATCAAAGAGCAAAAGTTTGTGAATTCATGATTAGTCAACTTGGtcttcaaaagaagaacatCAAAATTCACGGTT
- the ARP3 gene encoding actin-related protein 3 (similar to Saccharomyces cerevisiae ARP3 (YJR065C); ancestral locus Anc_1.514): MSYLNNPAIVMDNGTGLTKLGFAGNDSPSWIFPTAIATSQNHTKKTSSMSSTSNTTSSNQYFGNSTSATSFNSLNASMPLSNNLAGKRGTEDLDFYIGNEALAAAQGPSYSLSYPIRHGQIENWDHMERFWENSIFKYLRTEPEDHFFLLTEPPLNPPENREQVAEIFFESFNCAGLYIAVQAVLALAASWTSSKVTDRSLTGTVIDSGDGVTHVIPVAEGYVIGSAIKNIPIAGRDITLFIQSLLRERGETDTSLRTAERIKQEYCYVCPDIVKEFNKFDRNPDKFAQFIVENQEKTQKKIVDVGYERFLAPEIFFNPEIASSDFLTPLPTIVDHTIQACPIDVRKGLYNNIVLSGGSTMFKDFGRRLQRDIKSIVNNRIAQSELLSGTKSTGVDVNVITHRKQRNAVWFGGSLLAQTAEFKSYCHTKKDYEEYGPEIVRNFSLFNMV; encoded by the coding sequence ATGTCTTACTTAAATAACCCCGCTATTGTCATGGATAATGGTACCGGTCTAACCAAGCTAGGTTTTGCCGGTAACGATTCACCTTCATGGATTTTCCCAACTGCTATAGCCACATCCCAGAACCATACTAAAAAGACAAGTTCCATGAGTAGTACTTCCAATACTAcatcttcaaatcaatatttcGGTAATTCCACCTCTGCTACCTCTTTCAACTCTTTGAATGCAAGTATGCCACTTTCCAACAATTTGGCTGGTAAAAGAGGTACTGAAGATTTAGATTTCTATATCGGTAATGAAGCATTGGCTGCTGCTCAAGGACCATCATATTCTCTAAGTTATCCAATTAGACACGGTCAAATCGAAAATTGGGATCATATGGAAAGATTCTGggaaaattcaatttttaaatatttaAGAACTGAACCTGAAGATCATTTCTTCCTATTAACTGAACCACCTTTGAATCCTCCAGAAAATAGAGAACAAGTGgcagaaattttcttcgaaTCGTTCAATTGTGCTGGTTTATATATCGCCGTACAAGCAGTTCTGGCGTTAGCTGCTTCATGGACTTCATCAAAAGTTACAGACAGGTCTTTAACTGGTACCGTCATTGACTCTGGTGATGGTGTGACCCACGTTATCCCAGTCGCTGAAGGTTATGTCATTGGTTCTGCCATTAAAAACATCCCAATTGCAGGTAGAGATATTACTCTTTTCATTCAATCCTTGTTGAGGGAACGTGGTGAAACTGATACTTCTTTAAGAACAGCAGAACGTATCAAACAGGAATATTGTTACGTTTGTCCAGATATAGTCAAGgaattcaacaaatttgatagaaatCCAGATAAATTTGCTCAATTTATTGtagaaaatcaagaaaagacacaaaagaaaattgttgatGTTGGTTATGAAAGATTTTTAGCTCCagaaatcttcttcaaccCAGAAATCGCCTCTTCTGATTTCTTAACCCCGTTACCAACTATTGTAGACCATACTATCCAGGCTTGTCCTATTGATGTACGTAAGGGATTATACAATAATATTGTACTTTCTGGTGGGTCCACAATGTTTAAAGATTTTGGCCGTCGTTTACAAAGAGatataaaatcaattgttAACAACAGAATAGCACAAAGTGAATTATTGAGTGGCACCAAATCAACAGGTGTCGATGTTAATGTCATCACCCAtagaaaacaaagaaatgcCGTTTGGTTCGGTGGTTCATTATTAGCACAGACTGCTGAATTCAAAAGTTATTGTCATACCAAGAAGGATTATGAAGAATATGGTCCTGAAATTGTCAGAAATTTcagtcttttcaatatggtatag
- the KAFR0D03690 gene encoding DUF2406 domain-containing protein, which produces MVLLRNRKSINSSNRKITKEDAARFKVHTAEVADPVLSAVQEAQPFEQAADAFNDNVYQRTFTTSDENGQKLLSRDVFGNEIVDPDISNPTRSRNERPLDTIRGFQYAIAPDPYYIETLETPYLGFKVRENYYFANEAIYNLDTPEQPIYQAQSETNDGHADKKKKRNFFGLKSKKKAKK; this is translated from the coding sequence ATGGTTCTTTTACGGAATAGGAAATCGATTAATTCGAGTAATCGTAAAATAACGAAAGAAGATGCAGCCAGATTCAAAGTTCATACGGCAGAAGTAGCAGATCCCGTGCTCTCAGCGGTACAAGAGGCACAACCTTTTGAACAAGCTGCTGACGCATTTAATGACAATGTTTACCAAAGGACTTTTACGACGtctgatgaaaatggtcaaaaattattatccaGAGATGTATTTGGTAATGAAATAGTTGACCctgatatttcaaatccGACTAGGTCAAGAAATGAAAGGCCGCTAGATACAATAAGAGGATTTCAATATGCAATTGCGCCTGATCCATATTATATCGAAACGTTAGAGACACCATATTTGGGTTTTAAAGTCAGAGAAAACTACTATTTTGCAAATGAGGCTATTTATAATTTGGATACCCCCGAACAACCAATATATCAGGCACAAAGTGAGACTAACGATGGGCATGCagataaaaagaagaagaggaacTTCTTTGGACTGAAAAGCAAAAAGAAGGCAAAGAAATAG
- the NTA1 gene encoding amidase (similar to Saccharomyces cerevisiae NTA1 (YJR062C); ancestral locus Anc_1.510) produces MPNVLVDLRIALVQLNPQLGKLDSNIRRAWTLLNKFNDQISKSKKPDIVVFPEFALTGYNFHSREQIKPYLCHPQEGPSYELAKEVSKKFNCYTVIGYPEKSIDNDEKCYNSALVMSPLGKLVFNYRKSFLYETDKQWQCEENPQRFEKFKLSFPSKNLNLNCAIGICMDLSPYEFKAPFNDFEFSSFCLENDIELIICPMAWLHSSSITSSTEKADAERKKMEISRNLATLNVPIYGSQGNFHIDIDNNNKTSAVEKDSEKIGKDYRDLCKPDMSNVNYWILRFLPFVDLSVRKDWFDENLLHDIWRSESRKSYIGATKEHYWKMHGKNAVLAIANRCGVEDGTTLFAGSSGFYKFNGNADNSTDELKLDSTNKSVEMLGNLGKGHEGIIMRDVHFEVQR; encoded by the coding sequence ATGCCCAATGTTTTAGTCGATCTTAGAATTGCTCTGGTACAATTAAACCCACAACTGGGAAAGTTGGACTCAAATATCAGGAGGGCATGGACTTTactcaataaattcaatgatcaaatatcaaagagTAAGAAACCTGATATTGTAGTTTTCCCTGAATTTGCTCTGACTGGTTATAACTTCCATTCTCGTGAGCAAATAAAACCTTACTTGTGTCATCCACAGGAAGGTCCCTCGTATGAGTTAGCTAAGGaagtttcaaagaaatttaattgTTACACAGTTATAGGATATCCTGAAAAATCCATTGATAACGACGAGAAATGTTATAATTCTGCATTAGTGATGTCTCCACTGGGCAAGTTGGTATTTAACTATAGGAAATCATTCTTATATGAAACTGATAAGCAATGGCAATGTGAAGAGAATCCGCAACGTTTCGAGAAATTTAAACTATCTTTTCCTAGtaagaatttgaatttaaattGTGCAATAGGGATTTGTATGGACCTGAGTCCATATGAATTCAAAGCACCTTTCAATGACTTCGAATTCTCTAGTTTTTGTctagaaaatgatatcgAACTGATCATATGTCCCATGGCATGGCTACACTCAAGCTCCATTACTTCTTCAACAGAGAAGGCAGACgctgaaagaaaaaaaatggaaataaGTAGAAATCTAGCTACACTGAACGTACCAATATATGGATCGCAGGGCAATTTCCACATTGATATCgacaataataataagacTTCAGCTGTGGAGAAAGATTCTGAAAAAATCGGCAAAGATTATCGCGATTTGTGTAAGCCAGACATGTCGAATGTAAATTATTGGATATTGAGGTTTTTACCCTTTGTAGACTTAAGTGTTAGGAAAGATTggtttgatgaaaatttattgcaCGACATTTGGCGCTCTGAAAGTAGAAAGTCTTATATTGGTGCGACAAAAGAACACTATTGGAAGATGCATGGTAAGAATGCAGTTTTAGCAATTGCTAACAGATGTGGTGTAGAGGATGGAACGACGTTATTTGCTGGAAGTTCTGGATTTTACAAATTTAATGGTAATGCAGATAATAGCACAGATGAATTAAAGCTAGATTCAACAAACAAGAGTGTTGAGATGTTAGGTAATCTAGGCAAAGGTCACGAAGGAATAATAATGCGTGATGTACATTTCGAAGTACAAAGGTAA
- the KAFR0D03660 gene encoding uncharacterized protein (ancestral locus Anc_1.511), translated as MLFEPGYNRRDWNVKERSFDPITVDPKVVPKVQTRPVATNGKKQKLNGTDNGQTVSHPGFSKAMTTTAPKLITEVQDSKNQLSSLIRNAEQNKEALKARNERVKQQKQSSRSRYGW; from the coding sequence ATGCTTTTTGAACCTGGATACAACAGACGTGATTGGAACGTCAAAGAACGTTCATTCGACCCCATAACTGTTGATCCAAAAGTTGTTCCCAAAGTGCAGACGAGGCCTGTTGCTACAAATGGAAAGAAACAGAAATTGAATGGAACAGACAATGGACAAACCGTTTCACACCCAGGGTTCTCCAAGGCAATGACCACTACTGCGCCCAAATTGATCACAGAAGTACAGGATTCCAAGAACCAGTTGTCTTCGTTGATTCGTAATGCCGAACAAAACAAAGAAGCTTTGAAAGCACGCAACGAGAGAGTCAAGCAACAGAAACAGTCCTCTCGTAGCAGGTATGGCTGGTAG
- the CCT5 gene encoding chaperonin-containing T-complex subunit CCT5 (similar to Saccharomyces cerevisiae CCT5 (YJR064W); ancestral locus Anc_1.513) produces MAHPQTMEMPDLSNAIVAQDEMGRPFIIVKDQGNKKRQHGIEAKKSHILAARSIASIIKTSLGPRGLDKILISPDGDITITNDGATILSQMELDNEIAKLLVQLSKSQDDEIGDGTTGVVVLASALLDQALELIEKGIHPIKIANGFDEAAKVAIAQLESKADDVAVSDELFDEYLLKAAGTSLGSKIVSKDHDKFAKMAVEAVKTVMNKERKDVDFDLIKLQGRVGGSLKDSVLINGVILDKDFSHPQMPTEVLPKENEEDVKLAILTCPFEPPKPKTKHKLDISSVEEYQKLQTYEQDKFKEMINYIKDAGADVVICQWGFDDEANHLLLQNELPAVRWVGGQEIEQIAIATNGRIVPRFQDLSSNKLGSCGKIYEMEFGTTKDRMLVIEQCKGSKTVTCFIRGSNKMIVDEAQRALHDSLCVVRNLVRDSRVVYGGGAAEIVMSLAVEEEADRQRGIDQYAFRAFAQALDIIPMTLAENSGLDPIETLSTLKSKQLKENASVIGVDCLGKGSNDMKELFVVDPFIGKKQQILLATQLCRMILKIDNVIISGKDEY; encoded by the coding sequence ATGGCACATCCACAGACTATGGAAATGCCAGATCTTTCCAATGCTATTGTGGCACAAGATGAAATGGGTAGACCATTCATTATTGTCAAGGATCAAGGGAATAAGAAGAGACAACATGGTATTGAAGCTAAAAAATCACATATCTTGGCCGCTAGATCTATAGCATCCATCATCAAGACTTCTTTGGGTCCTCGTGGTCTTGATAAGATTCTAATTTCTCCAGATGGTGATATAACGATAACAAACGATGGTGCTACCATTTTATCACAAATGGAATTAGATAATGAAATCGCAAAATTATTAGTACAATTATCCAAATCTCAAGATGACGAGATTGGTGACGGTACCACTGGTGTTGTCGTGTTGGCTAGTGCTCTTTTGGATCAAGCTCTCGAACTGATCGAGAAAGGTATCCATCCAATTAAGATTGCCAATGGGTTCGATGAAGCTGCAAAAGTTGCCATCGCTCAATTGGAATCCAAGGCTGATGATGTTGCAGTAAGTGACGAACTTTTTGATGAGTATCTATTGAAAGCAGCAGGAACTTCATTAGGTTCCAAAATTGTCTCTAAAGATCATGATAAATTTGCTAAAATGGCTGTAGAAGCAGTTAAGACTGTGAtgaataaagaaagaaaagatgtTGATTTCGATCTAATTAAGTTACAAGGACGTGTTGGTGGTTCCTTGAAGGATTCTGTATTGATCAATGGTGTTATACTAGATAAAGATTTTTCGCATCCACAAATGCCAACTGAAGTTCTACCAAAGGAAAACGAAGAAGATGTCAAATTAGCCATCTTAACATGTCCATTTGAGCCTCCAAAACCAAAAACTAAACATAAATTAGACATTTCTTCAGTGgaagaatatcaaaaattacaaaCTTACGAACAagataaattcaaagaaatgataaattatatcaaaGATGCCGGTGCAGATGTTGTCATATGTCAGTGGGGTTTCGATGATGAAGCTAATCATTTGTTATTACAAAATGAGTTACCTGCTGTGAGATGGGTTGGCggtcaagaaattgaacaaattgCAATTGCCACAAATGGTCGTATTGTACCACGTTTCCAAGATTTATCTAGTAATAAGTTGGGTTCTTGTGGGAAAATTTACGAAATGGAATTCGGTACCACCAAAGATAGAATGCTAGTAATTGAACAATGTAAAGGTAGTAAGACTGTAACTTGTTTCATTCGTGGTTCAAATAAGATGATCGTCGATGAAGCTCAACGTGCTTTACATGATTCCTTATGTGTTGTTCGTAACTTAGTCAGAGATTCTAGAGTCGTATACGGTGGTGGTGCAGCTGAAATAGTAATGTCTCTTGCTGTTGAAGAGGAAGCTGATAGACAACGTGGCATTGACCAATATGCATTCCGTGCTTTTGCTCAAGCATTAGATATTATTCCAATGACATTAGCTGAAAATTCCGGTCTTGATCCAATTGAAACTTTATcaactttgaaaagtaAACAACTCAAAGAAAACGCCTCCGTCATAGGTGTAGATTGTCTAGGTAAAGGTAGCAATGAtatgaaagaattatttgttGTTGATCCATTTATTGGTAAGAAACAACAAATTCTCTTGGCCACACAATTATGCAGAATGATTTTAAAGATTGATAACGTTATTATCAGTGGCAAAGATGAATATTGA
- the RPA12 gene encoding DNA-directed RNA polymerase I core subunit RPA12 (similar to Saccharomyces cerevisiae RPA12 (YJR063W); ancestral locus Anc_1.512), which produces MSVVGSLIFCLDCGNLLDNPSTVSGSEVTCSQCQANYPKSEFSNLKVVTQTAEDAFPSSLRSKKSVVKTSLKKNEVEDGAVIKEKCPKCGNDEMRYHTLQLRSADEGATVFYTCTACNYKFRTNN; this is translated from the coding sequence ATGTCTGTTGTTGGTTCTCTTATATTCTGTCTAGACTGTGGTAATCTTTTAGACAATCCAAGCACAGTTTCAGGTTCAGAAGTTACCTGCTCACAATGCCAGGCGAATTATCCTAAATctgaattttccaatttgaaagttgTTACACAGACCGCCGAAGATGCATTTCCATCGTCACTGAGGTCCAAGAAGTCTGTGGTCAAAACCTCTTTAAAGAAGAACGAAGTCGAAGACGGTGCTGTTATCAAGGAAAAATGTCCCAAATGTGGTAACGATGAGATGCGTTACCACACTTTACAATTAAGATCCGCCGATGAAGGTGCCACCGTTTTCTACACCTGCACTGCATGTAATTATAAATTCAGAACAAACAACTGA